A window of the Hordeum vulgare subsp. vulgare chromosome 5H, MorexV3_pseudomolecules_assembly, whole genome shotgun sequence genome harbors these coding sequences:
- the LOC123396945 gene encoding disease resistance protein RGA5-like, which produces MGGVLNLLLGKLTTLLSEGYKMLTGVRRHASFLKDELSAMKALLDRMELMDKLDPSAKNWRDHIREMSYDMENCIDDFTHDIEGTYVKAGFVRKMVQRLRRLGRRHKIAKRIEELKVLAVEANARRERYKVDDCINSSRGVVVVDPRMSAIYKDAACLVGIDGPKKELISWLTDSQKRLKVVSIVGFGGLGKTTLAKQVYNEIGGRFNCKAFVSVSQRPDMKSLLGGLQFKLGLEESSHAHELQDFIDRLREHLKHKRYFILLDDLWDQSTWNIISCAFPENGNGSRVMVTTRLDEVAARACHNDRACIYIMKPLEEEDSRRLFFNRVFGSENVCSVQFKEISVEILKKCGGLPLAIITITSLLASHESGSSKEWESIKNSLGTKFATKPALEEMRGILNLSYTHLPIHLRPCFLYLGMYPEDRLIIRDDLVRQWIAEGFVCSLHGADLEDVAKSYFIELINRGLIQPEETCYGDVITCRLHDMMLDLILSKSTEDNFISVAYKYEDMTRFNSCEYKVRRLSLQSSVGGALSKTLATSMSQVRSYTQFGQSNYMLPLPQFKYLKVSALSAEVTLPAKIQGFVHLETLELHCRPIQRFPSDITRLPNLFHLILPECTLLPEGIQSMKSLRTLHCSDMSESSLKEIIGLSELTNLKELKLRVPTYFPGMTIECFDALLSSIGMLRDLKHLSLECWHKYDGYDSQPDSLSDPPPYLQTIHFEGMSFGVVPKWIGELRCLRILSLRVMYLPGDRVRALGKLPSLVFARFYVSDVSQDKVVVRTGLFPVLECFDFRSDEDVTANLSFEPGAMPKLRRLALAFDWQEWRGATPTGMEGLPCLQDIGLSVTTVSSNNNLKRIYEAMESAFKDAARVHPRHPSVTFF; this is translated from the exons ATGGGAGGGGTGTTGAACCTGCTGCTCGGCAAGCTCACCACGCTGCTCAGCGAGGGGTACAAGATGCTCACGGGGGTGAGGAGACATGCCTCCTTCCTCAAGGACGAGCTCAGCGCCATGAAAGCTCTCCTTGACAGGATGGAGCTCATGGACAAGCTTGATCCCTCGGCTAAGAATTGGAGGGACCATATAAGAGAGATGTCCTATGATATGGAGAACTGCATCGATGATTTCACGCACGACATCGAAGGTACCTATGTAAAGGCAGGCTTTGTGAGAAAGATGGTTCAGCGTCTTAGGAGGTTGGGGAGGCGTCATAAGATAGCGAAGAGGATCGAGGAGCTCAAGGTTCTTGCAGTGGAAGCAAATGCTCGACGTGAGAGGTACAAGGTTGATGATTGCATCAATTCGAGTCGTGGCGTTGTGGTTGTGGATCCCCGGATGTCGGCGATCTACAAGGATGCGGCATGCCTCGTAGGTATAGATGGCCCAAAAAAAGAGCTTATCAGTTGGTTAACTGATTCCCAGAAGAGACTCAAAGTGGTTTCTATTGTGGGGTTCGGAGGTTTGGGTAAAACTACACTTGCAAAACAAGTATACAATGAGATTGGAGGGCGATTTAATTGTAAGGCATTTGTTTCGGTCTCCCAAAGACCTGATATGAAAAGCCTTCTGGGTGGCCTACAATTCAAGCTTGGACTGGAGGAGTCTTCTCATGCTCACGAGCTGCAAGACTTCATTGACCGACTTAGAGAACACCTCAAACATAAAAG GTACTTCATTTTATTGGATGACTTGTGGGATCAATCGACATGGAACATTATTAGTTGTGCCTTTCCGGAAAATGGTAATGGAAGTAGAGTAATGGTAACCACACGATTAGATGAGGTAGCTGCCAGGGCGTGTCACAATGACCGTGCCTGCATTTACATAATGAAGCCCCTTGAAGAGGAAGACTCAAGGAGATTATTTTTTAATAGGGTATTTGGGTCTGAAAATGTCTGCTCGGTACAATTCAAAGAAATTTCAGTTGAAATTCTCAAGAAGTGTGGCGGATTGCCACTTGCAATTATCACCATAACTAGCCTATTAGCTAGTCATGAATCAGGATCTTCAAAGGAATGGGAAAGCATAAAGAATTCTCTTGGCACGAAGTTTGCTACAAAACCCGCCTTGGAAGAGATGAGGGGTATACTAAACCTTAGCTACACGCATCTTCCTATTCATCTTCGACCATGTTTTTTGTATCTTGGCATGTATCCAGAAGACCGTTTGATCATTCGGGATGACCTTGTTCGACAATGGATAGCCGAAGGATTTGTTTGTAGTTTGCACGGAGCTGATTTGGAAGACGTTGCCAAGAGTTATTTCATTGAACTTATCAATAGAGGTCTGATTCAGCCTGAAGAAACATGCTATGGGGATGTAATAACATGCAGACTACACGATATGATGCTTGATCTTATCCTAAGCAAGAGTACAGAGGATAATTTCATCAGTGTGGCATATAAGTATGAAGACATGACAAGATTTAATAGCTGTGAGTACAAAGTTCGTCGATTATCCCTCCAATCGAGCGTTGGTGGTGCATTGTCGAAGACCCTTGCTACTAGCATGTCACAAGTCCGGTCATATACACAGTTCGGACAGTCCAATTACATGCTTCCTCTTCCACAATTTAA GTATTTGAAGGTTTCAGCCCTGTCCGCAGAAGTAACACTCCCTGCAAAAATTCAAGGGTTTGTGCATTTGGAAACTCTTGAGTTACATTGCCGGCCCATACAAAGGTTCCCATCGGATATCACTCGCTTGCCCAACTTGTTTCATTTGATACTTCCAGAATGCACATTGCTTCCTGAAGGGATCCAGAGCATGAAATCACTTCGCACCCTGCATTGTTCGGACATGTCAGAGAGTTCCCTGAAGGAAATCATAGGCCTTAGCGAGCTGACCAATCTGAAGGAGTTGAAGTTACGCGTGCCCACTTACTTCCCAGGCATGACGATCGAGTGTTTCGATGCCTTGCTCTCCTCCATTGGAATGCTTCGTGACCTCAAGCACCTCTCCCTTGAGTGCTGGCATAAATATGATGGCTATGACAGCCAGCCAGACTCACTGTCTGACCCTCCACCATATCTTCAGACAATCCATTTCGAAGGTATGTCGTTTGGTGTAGTTCCCAAATGGATTGGTGAGTTGCGCTGCCTCCGGATCCTCTCTCTGCGCGTCATGTACCTGCCGGGTGACAGGGTTCGTGCTCTGGGAAAGCTTCCGTCCCTTGTCTTTGCCAGATTCTACGTCTCGGATGTCTCCCAAGACAAGGTCGTGGTCCGCACGGGGTTGTTCCCAGTTCTGGAGTGCTTTGATTTCCGGTCCGATGAAGATGTCACCGCGAACCTGAGCTTCGAGCCAGGGGCTATGCCCAAGCTGCGAAGGCTCGCTTTGGCATTCGACTGGCAGGAGTGGAGAGGCGCCACACCAACTGGCATGGAGGGCCTGCCCTGCCTCCAGGACATCGGCTTGAGTGTTACAACTGTTTCAAGCAATAATAATTTGAAACGTATATATGAGGCTATGGAGTCTGCATTCAAGGACGCCGCACGGGTGCACCCAAGACATCCCTCTGTTACATTTTTTTAG
- the LOC123395879 gene encoding uncharacterized protein LOC123395879 isoform X2: MGVLALGRLISAQRRRQRRRRIQARDDPVPLLAKRGRSSWQQDDHSEGRKRVKYSIPDLPQKIWRHIISLVPMQDAARAACVSRAFLCCWRCYPNIRFSNSTVGCNGVLTKAETARKFTSKVNQALKNHSGIGLKTIKLEFLGHNSSDCSSLDNWLQLAITSEIEELSLLLSSKVATYSFPCSLLSDQSGKSIRYLHLSGCVFRPVVRLGCFRSLMNLCLYHRLTDLQVVGCKALRVVQSKAPNLSSFYFGGKRGQLSHGEQLKNLTMSHPHALDDAHAMLPTTMPNLETLDISLRLKADTPMMHNQFLCIKYLMITVDGYAFPHINDYIYLVPFLDACPHLESFILQAAKPIEHESIFRDPSPLRRMPGHRHDKLKSVTIIGFNSAKSLIELTVHIIENAWSLESLALDTADCSLRCSDDSGTERCSTFCQNTLMEVPRALFAIRRYVEGIVPSAVKLTVLEPCVHCCNHFMT; the protein is encoded by the exons ATGGGGGTGCTGGCGCTGGGGCGGCTCATCTCCGcgcagcggcggcggcagcggcgtcGCCGGATACAAGCCCGTG ATGACCCAGTTCCTTTGTTAGCGAAAAGAGGACGCTCATCCTGGCAACAAGATGATCATTCAGAGGGTAGGAAAAGAGTTAAATACTCGATACCAGACCTTCCACAG AAAATTTGGCGTCATATAATCTCACTAGTGCCAATGCAAGATGCTGCTCGTGCTGCCTGCGTTTCTCGCGCCTTTTTATGTTGTTGGAGGTGCTACCCCAACATCAGATTCAGTAACTCGACAGTAGGCTGCAATGGAGTTCTGACAAAGGCTGAAACGGCAAGAAAATTCACCAGCAAAGTTAACCAAGCTCTGAAAAACCACTCCGGCATTGGCTTGAAAACTATCAAGCTTGAATTCCTTGGCCACAATTCCAGCGACTGTTCTTCTCTCGATAACTGGCTTCAGCTTGCTATTACATCGGAGATTGAAGAACTCAGCCTTCTGTTGTCTTCAAAGGTGGCAACATACAGCTTCCCGTGCTCACTTTTATCTGATCAGAGTGGGAAATCGATTCGGTATCTACACCTCTCAGGTTGCGTCTTCCGTCCTGTGGTCAGACTCGGCTGTTTCAGAAGCCTGATGAATCTGTGCCTGTATCAT CGCCTCACCGACCTACAAGTGGTGGGATGCAAGGCTCTACGAGTGGTACAGAGCAAGGCTCCGAATCTCTCCAGTTTTTACTTTGGTGGTAAACGAGGACAACTCTCACATGGAGAGCAATTGAAGAACCTAACAATGTCGCATCCACATGCCCTCGATGATGCTCATGCCATGCTTCCAACTACTATGCCGAATCTTGAAACTCTTGACATAAGTTTGCGTCTCAAG GCTGATACCCCCATGATGCATAACCAATTCCTGTGCATCAAGTACCTGATGATAACTGTTGATGGATATGCATTTCCTCATATCAATGATTATATTTACCTGGTTCCTTTTCTGGATGCTTGTCCTCACTTGGAGTCTTTCATCTTGCAA GCAGCAAAACCCATTGAGCACGAGTCGATTTTCAGAGATCCCTCGCCTCTGAGGCGGATGCCAGGACACCGCCATGACAAGCTGAAGAGTGTTACGATCATCGGCTTCAACTCTGCAAAGAGCTTGATCGAGCTAACCGTTCATATCATCGAGAACGCATGGTCACTAGAGTCCTTAGCATTGGACACCGCTGATTGTTCTCTTAGATGTTCTGATGACAGCGGGACGGAGAGATGCTCTACCTTTTGCCAGAATACTCTCATGGAAGTTCCTAGAGCGCTCTTTGCTATCCGAAGGTACGTGGAGGGCATAGTTCCCTCCGCCGTTAAGCTGACCGTTCTGGAGCCTTGCGTCCACTGCTGCAACCATTTTATGACTTGA
- the LOC123395879 gene encoding putative F-box/FBD/LRR-repeat protein At5g56810 isoform X1 → MGVLALGRLISAQRRRQRRRRIQARDDPVPLLAKRGRSSWQQDDHSEGRKRVKYSIPDLPQKIWRHIISLVPMQDAARAACVSRAFLCCWRCYPNIRFSNSTVGCNGVLTKAETARKFTSKVNQALKNHSGIGLKTIKLEFLGHNSSDCSSLDNWLQLAITSEIEELSLLLSSKVATYSFPCSLLSDQSGKSIRYLHLSGCVFRPVVRLGCFRSLMNLCLYHVRISEDELRCLLSSCSALELFAFGYCNEITCLKIPVMLQRLTDLQVVGCKALRVVQSKAPNLSSFYFGGKRGQLSHGEQLKNLTMSHPHALDDAHAMLPTTMPNLETLDISLRLKADTPMMHNQFLCIKYLMITVDGYAFPHINDYIYLVPFLDACPHLESFILQAAKPIEHESIFRDPSPLRRMPGHRHDKLKSVTIIGFNSAKSLIELTVHIIENAWSLESLALDTADCSLRCSDDSGTERCSTFCQNTLMEVPRALFAIRRYVEGIVPSAVKLTVLEPCVHCCNHFMT, encoded by the exons ATGGGGGTGCTGGCGCTGGGGCGGCTCATCTCCGcgcagcggcggcggcagcggcgtcGCCGGATACAAGCCCGTG ATGACCCAGTTCCTTTGTTAGCGAAAAGAGGACGCTCATCCTGGCAACAAGATGATCATTCAGAGGGTAGGAAAAGAGTTAAATACTCGATACCAGACCTTCCACAG AAAATTTGGCGTCATATAATCTCACTAGTGCCAATGCAAGATGCTGCTCGTGCTGCCTGCGTTTCTCGCGCCTTTTTATGTTGTTGGAGGTGCTACCCCAACATCAGATTCAGTAACTCGACAGTAGGCTGCAATGGAGTTCTGACAAAGGCTGAAACGGCAAGAAAATTCACCAGCAAAGTTAACCAAGCTCTGAAAAACCACTCCGGCATTGGCTTGAAAACTATCAAGCTTGAATTCCTTGGCCACAATTCCAGCGACTGTTCTTCTCTCGATAACTGGCTTCAGCTTGCTATTACATCGGAGATTGAAGAACTCAGCCTTCTGTTGTCTTCAAAGGTGGCAACATACAGCTTCCCGTGCTCACTTTTATCTGATCAGAGTGGGAAATCGATTCGGTATCTACACCTCTCAGGTTGCGTCTTCCGTCCTGTGGTCAGACTCGGCTGTTTCAGAAGCCTGATGAATCTGTGCCTGTATCATGTTCGTATCAGTGAGGATGAGTTAAGATGCCTTCTTTCCAGTTGTTCTGCTCTGGAGCTGTTTGCGTTTGGGTACTGCAATGAAATTACTTGCCTGAAGATACCCGTCATGCTGCAGCGCCTCACCGACCTACAAGTGGTGGGATGCAAGGCTCTACGAGTGGTACAGAGCAAGGCTCCGAATCTCTCCAGTTTTTACTTTGGTGGTAAACGAGGACAACTCTCACATGGAGAGCAATTGAAGAACCTAACAATGTCGCATCCACATGCCCTCGATGATGCTCATGCCATGCTTCCAACTACTATGCCGAATCTTGAAACTCTTGACATAAGTTTGCGTCTCAAG GCTGATACCCCCATGATGCATAACCAATTCCTGTGCATCAAGTACCTGATGATAACTGTTGATGGATATGCATTTCCTCATATCAATGATTATATTTACCTGGTTCCTTTTCTGGATGCTTGTCCTCACTTGGAGTCTTTCATCTTGCAA GCAGCAAAACCCATTGAGCACGAGTCGATTTTCAGAGATCCCTCGCCTCTGAGGCGGATGCCAGGACACCGCCATGACAAGCTGAAGAGTGTTACGATCATCGGCTTCAACTCTGCAAAGAGCTTGATCGAGCTAACCGTTCATATCATCGAGAACGCATGGTCACTAGAGTCCTTAGCATTGGACACCGCTGATTGTTCTCTTAGATGTTCTGATGACAGCGGGACGGAGAGATGCTCTACCTTTTGCCAGAATACTCTCATGGAAGTTCCTAGAGCGCTCTTTGCTATCCGAAGGTACGTGGAGGGCATAGTTCCCTCCGCCGTTAAGCTGACCGTTCTGGAGCCTTGCGTCCACTGCTGCAACCATTTTATGACTTGA